The window CGTTACAACGCTTATTTATTCCGCATTTAAAAACTATGATAATGCTATGCTGGACCAAATGCTTATAGAACTTGCGGTAGGCAGAAACGAACTTATAAATATGATTCCTGAAATTTATGACAACGAAGGATCCCGCAAGGACTTGACAGCCATAATGGAAAGCATAAAAGAACAATCAAAGCAATCTGCAATATTGAGGAAGTTTTTAAAAAGCGAAAAAGCTGCGGCAATACTTGCGGAAATTCAATCAAGGAACTCAAAGAAAAGCTTGGCAAAAAAACAAGCTGAAGGTCAATCAAAATGAAAAAGATGTTTTTTCTATTTTGCTTTTTTAGTCTTGCAATCATTAGCTTTGCCAATGGAAAGCCGGACGAGTCTGATTTTAAGACGGGAATTGAACGCGCAGACGAATTTTTTAATCTTTTTAAAGGAAAAAGAATTGGATTGATTACCAATCAAACAGGTATAGACTCTTCAGGAAGATCAAGCATCGAAATCTTATACGAAAAGACGAATCTTAAAGCTCTTTTTTCTCCGGAACACGGAATAAGGGGAAATGCGAGGGAGGGAGCCGGTATTTCCAATACGGTAGATAAAAAAACAGGCCTTACCGTTTACAGCCTTTACGGAAAAACAAAGCGGCCCACAAAAGAGATGCTTCAACAAATAGATGTTTTATGCTTCGATATTCAGGATGTAGGAGCAAGGTTTTACACATATATTTACACAATGGCCTATGCCATGGAAGCATGTGCCCGTGACGGAAAAACATTTGTTGTGTTTGACAGGCCCAATCCCATAAACGGCATAAATGTTGAAGGTAATATTCTGGAAGAGGAGTTTAAATCCTTTACGGGCTATTTTCCGATTGTCCAAAGGCACGGAATGACTGTCGGAGAATTAGCCTTAATGTTCAATAAAGAATTTAAGATAGGCTGTAATTTAAAAATAGTCCCCATGCAGGGCTGGAAGCGTGAAGACTATTTTGAAGACCTTAATTTAATGTGGGTGCCGCCCTCGCCGAATATTTCTACGGCCGATACGGCCTTAGTTTATTCCGGCTTTTGTATCTTTGAAGGAGTAAACATTTCGGTAGGAAGAGGAACAACCATGCCCTTTAAATACATAGGAGCCCCCTATATAGATGCCGAGGCTCTAGCAGAAGCTTTAAATGCCCTCAAACTTGAGGGAGTCTTTTTTAAGCCCGCCTATTTTACACCGGCTCTTTCGGTTTATAAGGAGGAGCTATGCGAAGGGGTTCAAATTATCGTAAGGGATAAAAACAAATTCTTGCCCGTAAAAAGTGCAATTGCGGTGCTGTACACAATAAGGGAAATGTATCCCAATAATTTTAAGATAAATAACTACCCTGCCGAACTCTGCGGCCTTAATTTATTAACCGGAACAAACAAGCTAAGCTCGAAGAGCCTTTCCTTAGATGACTACTTTAAATTTATCGAAAAAGACGAAAAGAAGTTTTTAAAGATGAGGGAAAAGTATTTGATGTATTGAAAAGGACGGATGCCAATTAATTAATCGCTTCTACTTCTTCTTTGGAAAGACCGGTCATTGTACAAATTTCGGCAATGGGGTAATTATGCATACGCATCAGCCTTGCCGTTTCGAGAGCTTTTTGGTATGCACCTTTATCAAGACCACGCTCAAGACCTTGCCGATAACCCTCGCTTATACATGAAGCCCTGTCATGTTCATATTTCATACGGGAATCATATAGCCATTTATCTCTAGGACTCATTTCCATTACAGAAATAGCGGTATTTGCTTTTTTCATTATCTCTGAATTTTCTGCTAACACTTCTCTCACCTCCTGATTAATTAGGGGAGGAAAGACACTTTTTCGGATAAAAGATTTCTTTCCTCCCCTATAACCCCTCCTATCTTCAAAAGAACCGCTTAGGGCTCTGCCCTAAGAACCCGTCTTATTTTGTAAATTTTTAGCATTATCTTTATTAAAGATATTACCATATAAATATCAATTTTTCAATAGTTAAAAAACATATTACTATCCAATATACATTCTAACAAGTCCTGTAGTACGTCCTTGTTTTCCT of the Treponema denticola ATCC 35405 genome contains:
- a CDS encoding DUF1343 domain-containing protein, with translation MKKMFFLFCFFSLAIISFANGKPDESDFKTGIERADEFFNLFKGKRIGLITNQTGIDSSGRSSIEILYEKTNLKALFSPEHGIRGNAREGAGISNTVDKKTGLTVYSLYGKTKRPTKEMLQQIDVLCFDIQDVGARFYTYIYTMAYAMEACARDGKTFVVFDRPNPINGINVEGNILEEEFKSFTGYFPIVQRHGMTVGELALMFNKEFKIGCNLKIVPMQGWKREDYFEDLNLMWVPPSPNISTADTALVYSGFCIFEGVNISVGRGTTMPFKYIGAPYIDAEALAEALNALKLEGVFFKPAYFTPALSVYKEELCEGVQIIVRDKNKFLPVKSAIAVLYTIREMYPNNFKINNYPAELCGLNLLTGTNKLSSKSLSLDDYFKFIEKDEKKFLKMREKYLMY